One Pyrus communis chromosome 4, drPyrComm1.1, whole genome shotgun sequence genomic region harbors:
- the LOC137731326 gene encoding nodulin-related protein 1-like translates to MDRLSAAFSSGGYGDKDQEDQYGGERKSATEGRHGSGGYGDKDQEDQYGGERKSATEGRHGSGGYGDKDQEDQYGGERKSTTEGRHGSGGYGDKDQEDQYGGERKSATEGLHGKPGRAAPTTSELMSSAKIVAEAAKSSMNKGGDENIDRARVSEAASNILSGAAHYGKLDEKEGLGSYVGKAEDMLRKYGSGGDGGSGGGGSHNSSESYKSSVGKERKDDDENYPVSGEHETRKKEDEEEEGGSGGVGGYLKVAQGFLKK, encoded by the coding sequence ATGGATCGGCTTTCAGCAGCTTTCTCTTCCGGAGGTTACGGGGACAAAGACCAGGAAGATCAATACGGTGGCGAGAGAAAATCCGCGACGGAGGGTCGCCACGGGTCTGGAGGTTACGGGGACAAAGACCAGGAAGATCAGTACGGTGGCGAGAGAAAATCCGCGACGGAGGGTCGCCACGGGTCTGGAGGTTACGGGGACAAAGACCAGGAAGATCAGTACGGTGGCGAGAGAAAATCCACGACGGAGGGTCGCCACGGGTCTGGAGGTTACGGGGACAAAGACCAGGAAGATCAGTACGGCGGCGAGAGAAAGTCCGCCACGGAGGGTCTCCACGGGAAGCCGGGACGTGCGGCACCGACGACGAGTGAGCTGATGTCGAGTGCGAAGATTGTGGCGGAAGCGGCCAAATCTTCAATGAACAAAGGGGGCGACGAAAATATCGACAGAGCTAGGGTTTCCGAGGCTGCTAGTAACATCTTAAGCGGTGCCGCACACTATGGCAAGCTGGACGAGAAAGAAGGACTTGGGAGTTATGTTGGTAAGGCCGAGGATATGCTCCGCAAGTACGGCAGCGGCGGTGACGGTGGAAGCGGCGGAGGAGGAAGTCACAACTCTTCTGAGTCTTATAAGTCTAGCGTGGGGAAGGAGAGAAAGGACGATGATGAGAACTATCCGGTGAGCGGAGAGCATGAGACTAGGAAAAAGGAGGATGAAGAGGAGGAGGGTGGATCAGGTGGGGTTGGGGGTTACCTTAAGGTGGCTCAGGGTTTCTTGAAGAAGTGA